Proteins encoded by one window of Rhodococcus sp. OK302:
- a CDS encoding ABC transporter substrate-binding protein translates to MALTLVGCGAAGNAESHGDVIKLGETSGISGPAGGYGKALSEGQQAIFRAVNDAGGVDGKKIELTLLDDGLDVARAVQNVRKLVTDQNIAIVGGSGAGSIDAIVPVLDKAGVPLLFPAKSSPSFVNSVVPHAFAMVPTFPDQAHALVSTAFEKTGAGSVYLVRTVSDQNDPILAKVEAAVQNGGGSFLGTAVVPFGADVTPVALQVAEARPDYVVFTSAPAETTKIVNYLAGKDQLPKRAILGTTSLPGETFLQGTPRSAHDLLFSLAITKPPTDPSAADCLEAVRKYYPDSEIDTVTTFGCAIAQAVVAGLELAGPDPTSESLVKALASMQDRQVSPLIPPMTFSRESHMGLTSLPAVTVKDGQYQAAAETVTVPVLP, encoded by the coding sequence GTGGCACTAACACTCGTCGGCTGCGGGGCCGCAGGTAACGCAGAATCGCATGGCGATGTCATCAAACTCGGTGAAACGAGCGGAATCAGTGGACCGGCGGGGGGCTACGGCAAGGCTCTGAGCGAAGGCCAGCAGGCGATCTTTCGGGCAGTCAACGATGCTGGCGGCGTGGACGGGAAGAAGATCGAACTGACACTGCTCGATGATGGTCTCGATGTGGCCCGCGCAGTGCAGAACGTACGGAAGCTGGTCACAGACCAGAACATAGCGATTGTCGGTGGCTCTGGTGCGGGCTCGATCGATGCGATCGTCCCAGTCCTGGACAAGGCAGGCGTACCGCTTCTCTTCCCGGCAAAGTCGAGCCCGTCCTTTGTGAACTCAGTAGTGCCCCACGCCTTCGCGATGGTTCCCACCTTCCCTGATCAGGCACATGCTCTGGTGTCCACAGCGTTCGAGAAGACCGGCGCAGGAAGCGTTTACCTTGTTCGCACGGTGTCCGACCAGAATGACCCGATACTGGCGAAGGTCGAGGCTGCTGTCCAAAATGGGGGTGGCTCATTTCTCGGCACAGCAGTCGTGCCGTTCGGGGCAGACGTGACACCGGTCGCACTCCAAGTCGCTGAGGCGCGGCCGGATTATGTCGTCTTCACATCCGCTCCTGCTGAGACCACAAAGATCGTGAATTACCTTGCTGGCAAGGATCAGCTCCCCAAGAGGGCGATCCTCGGTACGACCTCGCTTCCCGGTGAGACCTTTCTGCAAGGAACACCGCGGAGCGCACACGATCTTCTCTTCAGCCTGGCCATCACCAAACCACCTACGGACCCCAGCGCAGCCGATTGCCTAGAAGCGGTACGAAAATACTACCCAGACTCAGAGATCGATACAGTGACCACGTTCGGTTGTGCGATCGCGCAGGCCGTGGTCGCGGGACTCGAACTCGCTGGGCCTGACCCAACTAGCGAGAGCCTGGTCAAGGCACTTGCCTCCATGCAGGACCGTCAGGTGAGTCCCCTCATCCCCCCCATGACCTTCTCCCGAGAATCGCACATGGGTCTGACTTCATTGCCGGCAGTCACAGTCAAGGACGGTCAGTATCAGGCAGCAGCCGAGACCGTCACCGTACCGGTTCTGCCGTGA
- a CDS encoding branched-chain amino acid ABC transporter permease has product MGLFLETVLSGGTIGMLYGLLSFAMVVLFKATATVNFAQGMMGTAAAFVALTVMVEYGIPVGMAIIIGLLFSTCLGVLTFYCVIRPKPRADKTNVIIRTLALSLMLAAIVDRFRGAGQPFQFPQLLSSGGFILLGIQINYSLIQTVAIAGILLGCFSLFFRYTGAGLLTRAMADSRETVRLLGVRSDRLFAVSWGISSFLAAIVSLLSANRVYVSTFMLDGYLLYAFTAAIAFGLTSLTGAVVGGICAGLLSNVVATYFGPDSANLVIFAALITVLVIRPQGVFGDRRVHRV; this is encoded by the coding sequence ATGGGTCTGTTCCTGGAGACGGTCTTGAGCGGCGGGACTATTGGAATGCTCTACGGACTTCTATCCTTTGCGATGGTTGTGCTTTTCAAGGCGACTGCCACCGTGAACTTCGCCCAGGGAATGATGGGAACCGCAGCTGCGTTCGTCGCCTTAACTGTTATGGTTGAGTACGGCATCCCTGTTGGCATGGCCATCATCATAGGATTGTTGTTCAGCACCTGCTTGGGTGTTCTTACATTCTACTGCGTCATTCGTCCCAAACCGAGGGCGGATAAGACAAATGTAATTATCAGAACGCTCGCCCTGTCGCTGATGTTAGCAGCTATCGTGGACCGATTCAGGGGTGCGGGCCAACCATTCCAGTTTCCTCAACTTCTCAGCTCTGGCGGATTCATCCTCCTTGGAATTCAGATAAACTATTCACTGATACAAACCGTCGCTATTGCAGGGATCCTCCTTGGCTGCTTCAGTCTATTTTTTCGATACACCGGTGCCGGTCTGCTCACACGAGCAATGGCCGACTCCCGCGAGACGGTCAGGTTGCTCGGCGTCCGTAGCGATCGGTTATTTGCCGTATCTTGGGGAATCAGTAGTTTCTTGGCCGCAATTGTAAGCCTATTATCCGCAAACCGCGTTTACGTATCGACGTTTATGCTCGACGGCTACTTACTCTACGCTTTTACAGCGGCGATCGCTTTTGGGCTCACAAGCCTGACTGGGGCGGTTGTCGGCGGCATCTGTGCAGGTCTACTGAGTAATGTGGTGGCAACCTACTTCGGGCCCGACTCGGCAAACCTAGTTATCTTTGCGGCGCTGATTACGGTTTTAGTTATTCGCCCACAGGGAGTTTTTGGAGATCGGAGAGTACATCGTGTTTGA
- a CDS encoding ATP-binding cassette domain-containing protein, which translates to MFEHSVQRKKPRKTVLRRHSGLATALVALAALGLIVRESSWQYVLILGMAWGTVAVGMNLWQGYLGEISFGHGALVAIAAYTWTVARTAGLSPILALTICLCVTLIACGIIGLAVVQLSHFGSAVVTFFLAFVVSAGLQSSALVNLTGSQSGLLVPELHVLGADLGNGVGLYFLAFGFLAVVLFASSNFGSGRRGHELRLVRSSEQVASLLGVRVKQVKWTAFVFTGLGSALAGIVLSQALTVITPDSFAAAVSITLVAMVVVGGQGTLLGPLVGGLFFAALPSVFQSAPENQALYASITFLVFVVLAPAGILGAISGWCGATAKLLPSWSGTLIGRAGEPESAEACETAPDAFDVPEVDSGRKFADGCDTIATTVAAIEVAGVGVAFDGLHALSGVDITIAHGQIHALIGPNGAGKTTLINTITGLLRPTSGEIRINGLTTTKMSPPEIRAAGVGRTFQNPSLVDDLSAVENVALGLLSQQRRWLLVDLLRPTLGRKADADARTRCEEALRLVGVSESTWNKRADEISLADRKLVDLARSFVSEPTVLLLDEPTAGLGEDEIHVVENAIRKLRANGRVTVLLVAHHVAFVRRVADIVTVLDGGEVLASGQPEQVTRDERVLEAFVGKPVELLSRERECGSRAGELDLCSAVESADGALSSSEMQPETSRADLSTQGMAVTDLTVGYGPARVLDKVSLHVSRGELVGLTGRNGAGKTTLLRALSGIISRGEGLVDMDSVTVPSSPVGAARSGLIHVPEGRGVVGSLSVQENLQVGALAVGHRLTNEDLDQILSRFPALRPLLQRPAGLLSGGQQQMLAIARGLAAKPSILMVDELSLGLSPKATSEALQVLLRLTRESGEGVLVVDQNIQTLSSVCDRMYVLRDGSLFELEGDSGSIHELQEVYF; encoded by the coding sequence GTGTTTGAGCACTCGGTACAGCGAAAAAAGCCCAGAAAAACCGTATTACGACGACATTCCGGCCTGGCCACGGCACTTGTAGCGTTAGCAGCCCTCGGGTTGATCGTCCGTGAATCCTCATGGCAATACGTCCTGATACTCGGCATGGCGTGGGGCACTGTGGCTGTCGGAATGAACCTCTGGCAGGGGTACCTCGGCGAAATTTCGTTCGGCCATGGGGCTCTAGTTGCAATCGCTGCGTATACCTGGACGGTGGCGAGGACTGCTGGTCTGTCTCCGATACTTGCGCTTACCATTTGCTTATGTGTCACCTTGATTGCATGCGGAATTATCGGACTTGCGGTGGTCCAACTTTCGCACTTTGGTTCAGCAGTTGTCACATTTTTTCTTGCATTTGTTGTGTCAGCTGGCCTGCAGTCAAGTGCGTTGGTCAATCTCACCGGTAGTCAGTCTGGGCTGCTTGTACCTGAGCTACATGTTCTTGGTGCTGACCTAGGTAATGGCGTTGGCTTATATTTCCTTGCGTTCGGCTTTTTAGCAGTCGTACTATTTGCCTCATCAAATTTCGGCAGCGGAAGGCGTGGCCACGAGCTTCGACTAGTGCGGTCGAGCGAACAGGTCGCGTCCCTACTCGGGGTCAGGGTCAAGCAAGTTAAGTGGACCGCCTTTGTCTTTACAGGTCTGGGTTCGGCGTTGGCCGGTATTGTGCTTTCCCAGGCCCTTACGGTCATCACACCAGATTCATTCGCTGCGGCGGTGTCTATCACCCTGGTAGCGATGGTTGTCGTGGGAGGACAAGGAACATTATTGGGTCCATTGGTCGGCGGCCTCTTTTTTGCGGCATTGCCCTCCGTCTTTCAGAGCGCTCCTGAGAACCAGGCTTTATACGCGAGTATCACTTTTCTTGTCTTTGTTGTGCTGGCACCGGCGGGAATCCTGGGAGCCATTTCCGGGTGGTGCGGTGCGACTGCGAAGCTGCTACCAAGTTGGTCGGGGACTTTGATTGGCAGGGCCGGCGAGCCCGAAAGCGCTGAAGCGTGCGAGACAGCACCTGACGCTTTCGATGTTCCGGAGGTGGACTCTGGCCGGAAGTTTGCCGATGGATGCGACACCATAGCGACTACAGTAGCCGCAATCGAGGTTGCCGGCGTGGGTGTCGCTTTCGATGGATTACATGCACTTAGTGGAGTCGATATCACCATTGCCCACGGACAGATCCATGCGCTGATTGGTCCAAACGGTGCCGGTAAGACGACGTTGATCAACACCATCACTGGTCTACTCCGACCGACGAGTGGAGAGATAAGAATCAATGGTCTTACAACCACCAAGATGTCGCCACCGGAGATCCGTGCTGCTGGAGTTGGGCGGACCTTTCAGAATCCGTCGCTCGTCGACGATTTGTCCGCAGTTGAGAACGTCGCGCTAGGGCTCTTGAGCCAACAACGACGCTGGTTGCTCGTGGATCTGCTGCGCCCTACTCTCGGGCGGAAAGCAGACGCTGATGCTCGAACAAGGTGCGAGGAAGCTCTGCGCCTGGTCGGCGTTTCAGAGTCCACGTGGAACAAGAGAGCCGATGAAATTTCGCTAGCTGACCGGAAACTGGTCGACCTGGCGAGGTCATTTGTGTCAGAGCCGACGGTTTTGCTCCTCGACGAGCCAACGGCCGGACTGGGAGAAGACGAGATCCACGTTGTTGAGAACGCGATACGCAAACTTCGTGCCAACGGACGCGTGACGGTGTTACTTGTCGCTCACCATGTTGCCTTTGTTCGGCGGGTAGCCGATATTGTCACCGTACTGGACGGAGGGGAGGTATTGGCCTCAGGTCAACCAGAGCAGGTCACGCGCGACGAGCGGGTACTTGAAGCTTTCGTCGGCAAGCCTGTCGAACTGCTGAGTCGGGAGCGCGAATGTGGTTCCAGGGCAGGGGAACTAGATCTATGCTCAGCGGTTGAATCAGCTGACGGCGCTCTGTCATCCTCGGAGATGCAGCCGGAAACATCTCGCGCGGATCTGTCGACACAGGGGATGGCGGTTACCGACTTGACCGTAGGATACGGACCTGCGCGCGTCCTCGACAAGGTCTCCCTGCATGTATCTCGAGGGGAACTCGTGGGGCTTACAGGCCGAAACGGCGCGGGGAAGACGACATTACTACGAGCGCTGTCCGGAATAATTAGTCGCGGTGAGGGTCTTGTCGACATGGACTCGGTGACCGTTCCTTCGTCGCCGGTGGGCGCTGCCAGGTCTGGATTGATCCATGTGCCCGAGGGTAGGGGCGTCGTCGGATCACTGTCTGTGCAAGAGAACCTACAAGTCGGCGCCTTGGCGGTCGGACACAGACTGACCAACGAAGACCTAGATCAAATTTTAAGCCGGTTTCCGGCGCTCAGGCCACTATTGCAACGCCCTGCCGGGTTGTTAAGTGGCGGTCAACAACAGATGCTAGCGATAGCCCGAGGACTTGCCGCCAAACCTTCCATCTTGATGGTAGACGAACTCAGCCTGGGGTTATCCCCCAAGGCCACCAGCGAAGCTCTGCAAGTGTTGCTGAGGCTAACCCGTGAAAGCGGCGAGGGTGTGCTTGTGGTTGATCAAAACATTCAGACGCTCTCAAGTGTCTGTGATCGGATGTACGTATTAAGGGATGGGTCTCTCTTCGAACTTGAGGGAGACAGCGGATCGATTCATGAATTGCAAGAAGTCTATTTCTGA
- a CDS encoding IS6 family transposase: MVNTAAPSYKRHRFPVDIIQRCVWLYFRFSLSFRDVVEMMLERGVVVSYETIRRWCAKFGQDWASQLRHRRARPGNKWHLDEIFMRIDGEQRYLWRAVDQHGNVLDVLVQSRRNAKAAKRFFRKLLKGLRYVPRVLVTDKLASYTVAHRDLLGSVEHRRSKYLNNRAENPHQPTRQRERAMKRFKSMRHAQQFLSAFSSISPHFRPHRHRLSAGEYRQVMADRFTIWREITDTAVAA; encoded by the coding sequence TTGGTGAACACCGCAGCGCCGTCGTACAAGCGTCACCGCTTCCCGGTCGACATCATCCAGCGCTGCGTGTGGTTGTACTTCCGCTTCAGCCTCAGCTTCCGCGATGTGGTGGAGATGATGCTCGAACGCGGTGTCGTGGTGTCCTACGAGACGATCCGGCGCTGGTGCGCGAAGTTCGGGCAGGACTGGGCGAGCCAGCTGCGGCACCGCCGGGCACGACCGGGCAATAAGTGGCACCTCGACGAGATCTTTATGAGGATCGACGGCGAACAACGCTACTTGTGGCGGGCGGTCGACCAGCACGGCAACGTGCTCGACGTGCTGGTGCAGTCCCGCCGCAATGCCAAGGCTGCCAAGCGATTCTTCCGTAAGCTGCTCAAGGGCCTGCGATACGTGCCGCGGGTGCTGGTCACCGACAAGCTGGCCAGCTACACCGTCGCGCATCGCGACCTGCTCGGCTCCGTCGAGCATCGACGATCCAAGTACCTGAACAATCGAGCCGAGAACCCGCATCAGCCGACCCGGCAGCGCGAGCGGGCGATGAAACGCTTCAAATCGATGCGGCACGCGCAGCAATTTCTGTCGGCGTTCTCGTCGATCTCACCACACTTCCGGCCACACCGACACCGATTGTCGGCGGGTGAGTACCGGCAGGTGATGGCCGACCGGTTCACCATCTGGCGTGAGATCACCGACACCGCGGTCGCCGCCTGA
- a CDS encoding amidohydrolase family protein yields MSELLITNCVIESVPGLDIRIENGLITEIGHHLSRGNEEVVDAAGNDVIPGLCDHHIHLHALAARRASVECGPPHVRTSAELAAALHSSPGTHGWVRGVGYFESVAGDLDRDQLDRLHVARPVRIQHRSGALWILNTAGIEATGIQRADHPGIERDSNGHPTGRVWRADAWLRDRIPGNAPPSLSTVGSELAELGITAVTDATPDLDDDGIASISAAMSTGELPQRVHLLGAPLGSRQFSDRLTVGPYKIVLADSGLPDLEELARIISAHHALGRPIAAHCVSREALLILLAVLGEVGSIPGDRIEHGALIPAESVEEIGRLGLTVVTQPGFIADRGDDYLEHVDPIDIGDLYRCRTLIDSSVPVAFSSDAPYGPLSPWAVIAAAQDRRTPGGVILGGTEAIDYTQALSAYLSSQGDPGGPPRRVRIGAPADLVVVSHDYEPVATVINGRRIH; encoded by the coding sequence GTGAGCGAGCTGTTGATCACCAACTGCGTGATCGAATCTGTTCCCGGACTGGATATTCGAATCGAGAATGGACTGATCACCGAGATCGGACACCACCTCAGCCGCGGCAACGAAGAGGTTGTCGACGCCGCGGGAAACGATGTCATTCCGGGATTGTGCGATCACCACATCCATCTCCACGCCCTGGCTGCACGCCGTGCTTCCGTCGAATGTGGTCCGCCGCATGTCCGGACTTCAGCAGAACTCGCTGCAGCACTGCATAGTTCACCGGGCACCCACGGCTGGGTACGGGGCGTCGGCTACTTCGAGTCAGTTGCCGGAGACCTCGACCGGGATCAACTCGACCGCCTCCACGTTGCACGCCCCGTCCGTATTCAACATCGGAGCGGCGCTCTGTGGATTCTCAATACAGCCGGAATCGAAGCAACGGGAATACAACGGGCCGATCACCCTGGCATCGAACGAGATTCGAACGGACATCCAACCGGACGAGTGTGGCGAGCCGACGCCTGGCTCCGTGATCGCATCCCCGGGAACGCTCCCCCGTCGTTGAGTACCGTCGGGTCCGAACTCGCCGAGCTCGGAATCACGGCCGTCACCGATGCAACCCCTGACCTCGATGACGATGGTATCGCCTCGATCTCCGCGGCGATGTCCACAGGCGAACTCCCACAACGGGTGCACCTATTGGGCGCGCCCTTGGGCAGCCGGCAGTTCTCGGATCGTCTGACCGTCGGCCCGTACAAGATCGTGCTTGCAGATTCCGGGCTTCCAGATCTCGAAGAACTGGCTCGAATAATCAGTGCTCACCACGCCCTCGGTCGGCCCATCGCAGCGCATTGCGTCAGCCGCGAAGCACTGCTGATCCTGCTGGCAGTCCTGGGCGAGGTCGGCTCAATTCCCGGCGACCGGATCGAGCACGGAGCACTGATTCCGGCTGAGTCCGTCGAGGAAATCGGTCGGCTCGGGCTGACCGTGGTCACTCAACCCGGGTTCATCGCCGATCGCGGCGACGACTATCTCGAACACGTCGACCCGATCGATATCGGCGACCTTTACCGCTGCCGGACTCTAATCGATTCGTCTGTGCCCGTTGCCTTTTCCAGTGATGCCCCGTACGGGCCACTAAGTCCGTGGGCAGTAATCGCAGCAGCGCAGGACCGCAGGACGCCGGGAGGCGTCATCCTCGGCGGGACCGAGGCGATCGACTACACCCAGGCCCTCTCGGCCTACCTCAGCAGTCAGGGTGATCCGGGTGGCCCACCCCGCCGCGTACGGATCGGCGCGCCCGCCGATCTCGTTGTTGTTTCCCACGACTACGAGCCAGTTGCCACCGTCATCAATGGCAGACGAATCCACTGA
- a CDS encoding CoA transferase, whose translation MFAWPDAVDETERIQDWLSSGIVPLTGTADGPPLIPPGNAATIANSLGSFIGAGGDGARFLSERAAFTGMTRNGNIAVGGKTRLLPTSDGWAAVSCARENDPHLLGALISQDIADDPWPSVAAWLSAHRGSELAERAMLLGLAAAPVRRSATPVPTPTTRRCVDGMLVVDFSALWAGPLCSHLLGAAGARVVKVETTTRADGARFGNPEFYSLLHSGHESVVLDPDTTAGRSALARLVGQADIVIEASRPRALIGFGLDADAAVSSGTTWISITAAGRNSQRIGFGDDIAASSGLIAHDATGSPVFVGDAIADPLTGLLAAALAMSETPSGAGHLWDISMTDLVSSTLPPHPQTKMPEYDARFMALPRKGAGVGVAPSSGADTQSVLRSLGIDLP comes from the coding sequence ATGTTTGCCTGGCCGGACGCCGTTGACGAGACCGAGCGGATCCAGGATTGGTTGAGCAGTGGCATTGTGCCCCTCACCGGAACAGCGGATGGTCCTCCCCTGATTCCCCCGGGAAATGCAGCAACAATCGCCAACAGCCTGGGTTCCTTCATCGGCGCCGGCGGCGACGGCGCCCGTTTCCTTTCCGAGCGCGCAGCATTCACGGGAATGACCCGGAACGGCAACATCGCGGTCGGAGGGAAAACTCGTCTGCTCCCCACCTCTGACGGTTGGGCCGCCGTGTCCTGTGCCCGCGAGAACGATCCACACCTGTTGGGCGCACTGATATCGCAGGACATCGCCGACGATCCGTGGCCCTCCGTCGCCGCCTGGTTGTCCGCTCACCGTGGTTCCGAACTAGCCGAGCGAGCCATGCTGCTCGGTCTTGCTGCTGCACCCGTCCGACGCAGTGCCACTCCCGTTCCTACTCCGACAACCCGCCGCTGCGTTGACGGAATGCTCGTCGTCGATTTCAGCGCACTCTGGGCCGGTCCACTCTGCTCACATCTCCTCGGGGCTGCCGGGGCACGAGTGGTGAAAGTCGAGACAACCACCAGGGCTGACGGAGCGAGGTTCGGAAATCCGGAGTTCTATTCGCTGCTACATTCCGGACACGAGTCCGTCGTACTCGATCCTGACACCACGGCCGGGCGGTCAGCGTTGGCTCGTTTAGTGGGGCAGGCAGACATCGTGATCGAAGCATCAAGGCCGCGCGCACTAATCGGCTTCGGTCTCGACGCCGACGCAGCGGTCTCGTCCGGGACTACCTGGATTTCCATCACCGCAGCCGGACGCAACTCGCAGCGAATCGGTTTCGGCGACGACATAGCGGCGTCAAGTGGCCTGATCGCACACGACGCCACTGGATCTCCGGTTTTTGTCGGCGACGCCATTGCCGATCCGTTGACCGGACTTCTTGCTGCGGCCCTCGCGATGTCCGAAACACCTTCCGGTGCGGGGCATCTCTGGGATATTTCGATGACGGACCTCGTATCGTCCACACTGCCTCCTCACCCGCAGACCAAGATGCCGGAATACGACGCCAGGTTCATGGCTCTGCCGCGCAAGGGCGCAGGTGTCGGCGTCGCGCCGTCTTCCGGAGCCGACACCCAGTCAGTGCTTCGCAGCCTCGGAATCGATCTCCCGTGA
- a CDS encoding enoyl-CoA hydratase/isomerase family protein — protein MIDKVRLLSPTDVVDGALDHPILAEGGALDDAAIAVDLDQSMSEDVAKAAAAKVLECDRVVVGRSTKAPDAATRTLAQALDTTVSSYQDSSIRVFVNVEDVDAELAVFFERFHENPYASVVASQVLRLGEDLSIPAALDVESLAYSTLLGTPDFRRWLEGRGPRPLPPPAPQEPVLIDRRDALLHITLNRPERRNAYGAQVRDGLVAALQLALMDSSIEKVLLDGAGPSFSAGGDLDEFGTTPDLAIAHLIRTRAGAARLMARLADRIEVHVHGSCVGAGIEVPAFAQSISAHPGTVFRLPEIGMGLIPGAGGTVSIPRRIGRWRAYHLFVSGAAITAPRAFEWGLIDRIEVE, from the coding sequence ATGATCGATAAGGTTCGCTTGCTGTCTCCGACGGACGTTGTCGACGGGGCACTCGATCATCCAATTCTGGCCGAGGGCGGTGCTCTCGACGATGCAGCGATAGCTGTCGACCTCGATCAGTCGATGTCCGAGGACGTCGCTAAGGCTGCCGCTGCCAAGGTTCTCGAGTGCGACCGCGTTGTTGTCGGTCGTTCCACCAAGGCACCTGACGCAGCAACCAGAACACTTGCACAGGCACTCGACACTACCGTCAGTTCGTACCAGGATTCGAGTATTCGGGTGTTCGTGAACGTCGAAGATGTCGATGCCGAATTGGCAGTTTTCTTCGAACGCTTCCATGAGAACCCGTATGCATCCGTGGTTGCTTCGCAGGTTCTGCGATTGGGTGAGGATCTATCCATTCCGGCTGCCCTGGATGTGGAATCGTTGGCCTACTCGACACTCCTGGGTACCCCGGACTTTCGTCGGTGGCTCGAGGGCCGCGGACCGAGGCCACTGCCGCCTCCGGCACCGCAGGAACCGGTACTGATCGATCGCCGTGATGCGTTGCTGCACATCACCCTCAACCGCCCGGAACGGCGCAACGCCTACGGTGCGCAGGTGCGCGACGGCCTGGTGGCCGCACTACAACTTGCACTGATGGACTCCAGTATTGAGAAGGTCCTGCTCGACGGAGCCGGACCATCCTTCTCTGCGGGCGGCGATCTGGATGAGTTCGGGACCACTCCGGATCTTGCTATCGCACACCTGATTCGGACCCGAGCCGGGGCGGCGCGTTTGATGGCCCGACTGGCTGATCGAATCGAAGTGCACGTCCATGGCAGTTGCGTCGGTGCGGGGATCGAAGTGCCGGCATTTGCCCAGTCAATCAGCGCGCACCCCGGAACGGTGTTCCGGCTCCCGGAGATCGGAATGGGTTTGATCCCGGGAGCCGGTGGCACAGTGTCGATTCCGCGTCGGATTGGGCGCTGGCGTGCCTATCATCTGTTTGTTTCCGGTGCTGCGATCACTGCACCTCGTGCGTTCGAGTGGGGACTGATCGATCGGATCGAGGTCGAGTAG
- a CDS encoding mycofactocin-coupled SDR family oxidoreductase, translated as MSGELEGRVALVTGAARGQGRSHAVYLAQAGADVIAVDIARQIETVTYPMATESDLDETERIVRSLGRRIVSVVADVRDSVEIRSAIDTAVSELGRLDIVVANAGISGYGSIEKGLSDAAWSNVVDTNLTGAWNTCAGAMPHITAGGSGGSIVLTSSVGGLRGIPNMAHYSAAKHGLIGLTRTLALEYASQSVRVNAVLPTSVRTSMIMNPVTFSLFRPDLEEPTIDDVRSAFQAAHALPVPWIEPEDVSKAVLFLASDDARYITGVALPVDAGALLK; from the coding sequence GTGAGCGGGGAACTCGAAGGCCGCGTAGCGCTGGTAACAGGTGCCGCACGAGGTCAAGGACGAAGCCACGCAGTCTATTTGGCGCAGGCCGGGGCAGATGTAATCGCCGTGGACATAGCCCGTCAAATCGAGACCGTAACCTATCCGATGGCAACCGAATCGGATCTGGACGAGACCGAACGCATAGTTCGATCACTTGGCCGACGAATTGTCTCTGTCGTCGCCGACGTGAGAGATTCCGTCGAGATCAGGTCCGCAATCGATACAGCAGTATCTGAACTGGGCCGACTCGATATCGTCGTCGCGAACGCAGGCATCTCCGGATACGGAAGCATCGAGAAAGGTCTCTCCGACGCAGCCTGGAGCAACGTCGTAGATACCAACTTGACCGGCGCCTGGAATACCTGCGCTGGGGCCATGCCCCACATCACCGCCGGCGGTAGCGGAGGTTCGATCGTGCTCACAAGTTCGGTCGGCGGGCTACGCGGGATCCCGAACATGGCGCACTACAGTGCCGCCAAACATGGATTGATCGGACTGACCCGCACACTTGCACTCGAGTACGCATCACAGTCGGTGCGTGTCAATGCAGTCCTTCCCACCTCTGTGCGCACCTCGATGATCATGAATCCTGTGACATTCTCACTGTTTCGGCCAGACCTCGAAGAACCGACAATCGACGACGTCCGCAGTGCGTTCCAGGCCGCCCACGCACTGCCAGTGCCCTGGATCGAACCAGAAGACGTCAGTAAAGCAGTCCTGTTTCTGGCCTCCGACGACGCTAGGTACATCACCGGCGTCGCACTACCCGTCGATGCCGGCGCGTTGCTGAAATAG